From the genome of Fusibacter sp. A1:
TCATTTATATGTTTATTCAATACCTTGTCTTTGAATGAAACTTTATAATGTAGACTCATGATGTTCTCCTTTTCCATATATGATATATGGCTCAGCTTATCATGTCTACTTAAATGGGTTCACTTCATCGGAACGGTGGCTCAAAATGGTCCGGAATATGCACTTACACAGAAATTAACAAATACTTGGTAAAAAGCAGATGGTAGTTAATCGACTTGTAATGCTTGATTCAAGTTACATGAAATAGCAGACTTGACCAAGTGGTCAAGGTGTGGTAATATTATAGTATGACCAACTGGTCAAGGTGTGGTAATATTATAGTATGACCAACTGGTCAAGGTTAGGAGGTAATACTATGACAATTGTAAAATTAGAAAATTTGACAAAGTATTATGGAAAAAATAAAGGAATCGAGAATGTTTCTTTTGAAATTGGAGAAGGTGAAGTTTTTGGATTTATTGGTCCAAATGGAGCAGGAAAGTCAACGACCATTAGAACACTCTTGGGTTTTATTAAACCGACAAGTGGGTCAGCAACCATCCTTGGAAGAGATATAAGTTTGAATTTAAATGATGCGAAAATGAATTTAGGATACTTACCTTCAGAAGTAGCTTACTATGATGACATGAATGCATTGCAATTACTTAGATATTCCGGAAAGTTTTATAAAAAGAATTTTGATGCTAGAATTCATGAATTAGCAGCCTACTTCGAGTTAGACCTAAAAAGAAAGATAGAAGACTTATCTTATGGAAATCGTAAGAAGGTAGGCATTATACAATCGTTGTTACACAGTCCAAGATTATTAATTCTGGATGAACCAACAGGAGGTCTTGATCCTCTTATTCAAAGCAGATTTTTTGATTTATTAGACAAGGAAAGAAAAAATGGCACAACAATTTTCTTTTCTTCACATATATTAAGTGAAGTTCAAAGGATGTGTGACCGAATTGGTATTATCAAAGAAGGCGAATTAATTAAAGTTGAAAAATTAGCAGATATGCAAAAAGTAAGATATAAAAAAATAGGGATAGAATTAGATCGATTACCTGAGATAACCATTTTTGACAACATTTCAACTAAAGAGTTATCCATTAAGGGCAACAGGGTTGATTTTTTGTACTCTGGTGAAATGCATGATTTATTACAAGGTATTTCAAAAATTGGTGTAAAAAACTTATGGGTTGAGGATCCTAATTTAGAAGAAATATTCATGCACTATTATCAGTAGAAAGGTGGATGTTATGATTTTATTACAGAGAGAATTAAAGGCGAATTTAAGAGGTATTATCATATGGATGATTGTGTGTGGTGGCGTTATGACTATGTCGCTGTCTATGTTTCCTTCCTTTGCTAAACAAGGTGATTATCTTGCAGAAGTGCTAGCTAGTTTTCCAGAGGAAATGTTAGCAGCAATAAATGCAAGTAGTATTGATTTTACTAACGTGCTAGATTATTTTGGCTACATTTATCAATATGTATTACTTGCAGTTGGGATTATGTCAATGATGTTGGGTGTTAGCGTATTATCAAAAGAAGAAGGTGAAAAGACGATTGAATTTTTGAATGCAAAACCAATGACAAGAAGTACTATCGTAACTGAAAAGATTCTTTTTGTATTAACGCAGATAGTGTGTGTCAGTGCTTTTTTATCTTTTATGGGTTATGTATTAACTAATGGATTTAATGATGGCAGAATTGCGTTAGAACCATTCATTTATGTGTTCTTAGGTACGATTCTAATAGGTACAATTTTTGCATCTATAGGATTGGTCATATCTGTATTCGTTATAAAAACAAAAAGATACATTCCCATTGCATTAGGAATGGTGTTTACAATGTATTTCATGTCTATGATGGTTGCTGTTAGCGATAAGTTAAGTGGATTAAAGTATATTAGTCCCTTTAGTTTATTCAATATAGGTGACTTAATTAATACATTAAGTATAGATTATGAAAATTTACTGATTGCTCTGACACTAATCATTGGATTGGTAACTACTACTTATATATTATATAATAGAAAGGATTTTTATACTTAGAAAAATTAACGCATTTTGATGATTAAGAAGGTAGAATATGAAATTAGAAGGCATTGAGCAAGATATTAAAACGAGAATAATTCAAGCTTTAATTGATGAGTATTCAAAAAATGGTTATTCCGGTGCTTCTACAAATATGATTGTTAAACAAGCAGGAATTTCAAAGGGATCCTTATTTAATTATATAGGAAATAAAGAAGAGCAGTATATATTTATCGTTGATTATGTAATGCAATTCTTTATTGAAACATTATCAAAATCTATGATAGATATTCAGTTGCCAGGTGATTACTTTGATCAACTATTACTAAAGAGTCAAATTAAATTGCAATTAGCTTTAGAATATCCCAAAGAGTATAAATTATTACTAGATGCATATTTAGAACCTGCTGAAGAAGTGAAGAAGTATATGGCAAGTCAATACGCCATATTTTCAAAAACAACAATGCTTAAAGGTAGTGAGAACTTCGATGCAAAGTTATTAAAAACACCTGAAGATAAGGAAAAACTGATAGAGATAGTATTTCACTTGATTTCAGGGTATTCAGATAGTTATATTAAGAATTGTGATACATTGACGATTGAAGCTATTCCGGGCGCGCTTGAAGAAATGACAAGAGAATTGGATACTTACTTTAAAGCATTGAAAAGGGCATTCTTTAAATGAAAAAGCATATGAGGAGTGAATTATATGAATATAGTAGAAACCATTAATAATCGGTTATCGACAAGAAGTTTTAAAACAGAATCCATAGGATATGAGTTATTGGAGAAGATAAGAAAGTATTCAGAAGAACTGGAAGTGCCATTTAATCACTCTGTTGAGATTTGTTGTTTTAAAGCAAGTCCATCAAAGAAGCTTTATACCGTGTTTAATGCACCAGAGGATAATATTGCATTCATAAGTGAGACTGATTATGTATCAATTTCTAAGGCTGGTTTTATAGGCGAATTGCTTATATTGTATGCAACTAGCTTAGGTATATCCACCTGTTGGTATGGTCATTATCATTTAGGGGAATTAGAACAAAACATGCCTCATCTTGGTGTTCATAAAGGCGTTGGAAATAAAAAGTTTGGTTATGGAAAAGGACCTGTGGAAGGGCGAAGAACAATATGTATCTCGCCACTAGCTTACTGGAATCCAAATGGATTGAGGCTGCTAGATAGAATACAAAAACAACGAATTAGTTATAATAGAAAACCAATTGAAGAATTATTGGTTGGAGAATTATCAAAAGAGGATATATCTCCAAAAATTCTTTTCGCACTAGATTTAGCACGAAAAGCGCCATCGGCAGGTAATGGTCAATTTTGGCGGTTTGAGGTAATGGAAAATCAAAAAAAAATTACTGTAGCTATGCCGATTGGTTATAAACATATTAAGTGGGAACATCCCAATGTGGATATTGGAATTGCAGCCTGTCATTTATGGTTGGGATTATTAGAACAAGGAATCACTAGTAATATTACTGTTCATGAAGATCAGGGACGAGCTGTTTGGACATTTGATTTAGACATGTAAAGACGCTAATAGTCTTCAAGCGTACCTGTAATTGAATTTGATGCAGCTTAGATTGTTTCTCTAGGCTGTATTTTTTATAGCCTCCCCGTGTCAGTCATACACAGCCACACTTACTATAAAGGTCTGTCACCAACAGGCTTACCTCCTATCCGGTACTCGTGGTAAGACACGCAAAAAAAGACCTCACCAAGGTCTTTTTCACTTCAAATCCTATTCGATTTCAAAACCCTTCTCTTTAAAAACAGCTTTTACTTTCTCCCAATCGATGTTACGGAGCTTCGCTCCCTTTTCCAGACTGACAGTTCTACCGATCGTATGCACTATACCCGGACGGAGTATGTGAGAAAAGCCTAGACCGACCATGACTTCGATGACTTCCGGGTGGGCTTTCGTAATTTCATAAACATTATTTGTTGCTTTGATTTTTGTCATATTGGTTCTCCTTTACGAAATCAATTGATATTACTTATCAATTACCCTTTGACGGAAATCCTAATCATACATTTGTTTTTGTGTCCCTACAGAGGGATGCGATGACCAGCACGTTCAAGAGTTCAGTTATGAGATAGATACAATTGATTAAAAGAGTTGGCTTAAGTCCTCTCCTTATAGATATCGATAAAACCTTCAATAAATTGCTGTTCAAAATGATTCAGTTCAGATTTTATTTTTTTTATATATCCCATTTGGATCATTATTGGAGGTCCGAATGGGATCTTTTTTAGCTTTAATCCATACAGATCCCATAGAGTATTCAAATTCTGATAAAAGCCTCACCGTGTCAGTCATACTCAGCCATGAGCCACCGTTCAATTGGAACGGTGGCTCTTTTAGCAAGTATATGCACAATATGATGAATTACATGCTTACCGCGAGCTATCATCGTGATACACCTTACGAAGATCCATGCGTAAAATGGTAGTGGTTTACTAATAATATGTGCTTATATAAGCCAATCTTTGTGTTTGAGTCGATATCTTGCTGAACCAAATGGAATGGGCATTAATTCATGCAGAAAATGCGACTGTACTGTATAAGAATGCAATTAGCGTGGTTCGATATGAGACTATGAATATCAAGAAAAAATTTGAGAATTCCTATGCGATGCTGGTGAGTTAAAGAATAGTTGCCATATTAAATTTGAAAGGGGTCTACATGGTGAAAGTGGTTAAGCTATTAAGTATAATACTCTTCAACCTTGTTGCACTGATGATTCACCTATATACTTTTTTGTTTTATATTTATATTACAGCTGAAATTCCAGTTAGCTATACCGTACTTGAATGGAATCAACATCTACGCAATTTGGTTTTGTCTGGAATCCTACTATTCCTACAGGCGGCACTACTATTTTTGATTACCCAAAGAAAAAGAAAGCTCGGTAAATGACCTTCTAATAACTATGATAAACAAGGTGCAAATTTTGGCCAATCGAGTGCTAAAAAGTATCCCATATCATGCGGTTTTCAACTTCAGCAGTTTAGTCAGCAAGGTTACGTCATTAAAACTAAACCATTAAGTCATAGGTTAAGGCGTGTTATAATTTTATTCGAGGTAGTATGGTAATAGGGGGATGATATGTCGAATGGCATAGTTGTGTTTGGTCTAAATGGTAGTGGAAAATCGACACTGGGAAGAGCGGTAGCGAATGCTCTGGAATATAAATTTATGGATATCGAGGATTATGTCTTTTTAGAGTCTGAGATACCATATACCAAGCAACGTTCAAGAGAAGAGTATTTGAGGTTGATGCAAAATGATATTAGAGAGCATGACAAGTTCGTTTTGTCAGCTGTAAAAGGCGACTTTGGAGATGAGATATCCTCAGCTTATAGACTGGGTGTTTTCATAGATGTGCCATATGACATTAGAATTGAACGTGTGGAGCAAAGAATGATAAGTAAGTTCGGAGATAGGGTGAAATTCGGTGGGGATATGTATGAATCGGAAGTGCAATTCCTTGACTTTGTTAAGACACGCAATGTTCTAAGTGTTGAAATGTGGTCGGAGACTTTGGAATGCCCAATCATTCGTGTTGATGGCACAAAAGAGATACTAGATAATGTTAAGTTGATTGAAAAGAGTTACTTAGATATGTTAGCTTGCAAGAATAGAGTTGAAAAATGAGGTTTCCAAGTGCTTCATTCAATAATTGATTTAGTGTTAGAAATGAAGATCTGAGGAAATTGCCTAATTACATTCAAAAGGAGAATCATAGTCTATCTAGTAGACTAGGGGAAAGGACAGGAATATGGAGGCACTATTCCACAGCTGTC
Proteins encoded in this window:
- a CDS encoding ABC transporter permease subunit, whose product is MILLQRELKANLRGIIIWMIVCGGVMTMSLSMFPSFAKQGDYLAEVLASFPEEMLAAINASSIDFTNVLDYFGYIYQYVLLAVGIMSMMLGVSVLSKEEGEKTIEFLNAKPMTRSTIVTEKILFVLTQIVCVSAFLSFMGYVLTNGFNDGRIALEPFIYVFLGTILIGTIFASIGLVISVFVIKTKRYIPIALGMVFTMYFMSMMVAVSDKLSGLKYISPFSLFNIGDLINTLSIDYENLLIALTLIIGLVTTTYILYNRKDFYT
- a CDS encoding TetR/AcrR family transcriptional regulator, which produces MKLEGIEQDIKTRIIQALIDEYSKNGYSGASTNMIVKQAGISKGSLFNYIGNKEEQYIFIVDYVMQFFIETLSKSMIDIQLPGDYFDQLLLKSQIKLQLALEYPKEYKLLLDAYLEPAEEVKKYMASQYAIFSKTTMLKGSENFDAKLLKTPEDKEKLIEIVFHLISGYSDSYIKNCDTLTIEAIPGALEEMTRELDTYFKALKRAFFK
- a CDS encoding nitroreductase family protein, translated to MNIVETINNRLSTRSFKTESIGYELLEKIRKYSEELEVPFNHSVEICCFKASPSKKLYTVFNAPEDNIAFISETDYVSISKAGFIGELLILYATSLGISTCWYGHYHLGELEQNMPHLGVHKGVGNKKFGYGKGPVEGRRTICISPLAYWNPNGLRLLDRIQKQRISYNRKPIEELLVGELSKEDISPKILFALDLARKAPSAGNGQFWRFEVMENQKKITVAMPIGYKHIKWEHPNVDIGIAACHLWLGLLEQGITSNITVHEDQGRAVWTFDLDM
- a CDS encoding DUF1858 domain-containing protein, which codes for MTKIKATNNVYEITKAHPEVIEVMVGLGFSHILRPGIVHTIGRTVSLEKGAKLRNIDWEKVKAVFKEKGFEIE
- a CDS encoding ABC transporter ATP-binding protein, which encodes MTIVKLENLTKYYGKNKGIENVSFEIGEGEVFGFIGPNGAGKSTTIRTLLGFIKPTSGSATILGRDISLNLNDAKMNLGYLPSEVAYYDDMNALQLLRYSGKFYKKNFDARIHELAAYFELDLKRKIEDLSYGNRKKVGIIQSLLHSPRLLILDEPTGGLDPLIQSRFFDLLDKERKNGTTIFFSSHILSEVQRMCDRIGIIKEGELIKVEKLADMQKVRYKKIGIELDRLPEITIFDNISTKELSIKGNRVDFLYSGEMHDLLQGISKIGVKNLWVEDPNLEEIFMHYYQ
- a CDS encoding AAA family ATPase, with the translated sequence MSNGIVVFGLNGSGKSTLGRAVANALEYKFMDIEDYVFLESEIPYTKQRSREEYLRLMQNDIREHDKFVLSAVKGDFGDEISSAYRLGVFIDVPYDIRIERVEQRMISKFGDRVKFGGDMYESEVQFLDFVKTRNVLSVEMWSETLECPIIRVDGTKEILDNVKLIEKSYLDMLACKNRVEK